Proteins co-encoded in one Papaver somniferum cultivar HN1 chromosome 5, ASM357369v1, whole genome shotgun sequence genomic window:
- the LOC113281028 gene encoding uncharacterized protein LOC113281028 isoform X1, which yields MPRPGTTLGGEGQLIGKISGDLVQLIKKKHGYGEVSDGVLIKSEEKVVVIKLGVQDVRKRLQYIFGTNILNYIGRIDPSALNNNQVCLVSETYTCNLLEWKSYCDGGKQSVINAGLPMLEEALVLSFVSNQTRFQNNRRSTKFGLKLIREVTPGLETYIQEKLEVSDDPHKQGNINVSDLNPANMKYVDPNLFIFKLMVTEIDSNITDTDVRKGYVSFIEYVLLDGGNENVNPVLDDLFRVLRGQPQTPGAPYEASDWELVSNTQRVLFDRFPTYLLKHPYDWIPNKGLRFSTI from the coding sequence ATGCCAAGGCCTGGAACAACGCTTGGAGGTGAAGGTCAGTTAATTGGCAAAATTAGTGGAGACCTGGTTCAGTTAATCAAGAAGAAGCATGGGTATGGAGAAGTATCTGATGGTGTCTTAATCAAATCTGAAGAAAAAGTGGTAGTTATCAAACTTGGAGTACAGGATGTTCGTAAGCGTCTCCAATATATTTTCGGCACTAATATATTGAACTATATTGGACGCATCGATCCTTCTGCTCTCAATAACAACCAGGTATGTTTGGTAAGCGAAACATATACTTGTAATCTTTTAGAATGGAAATCCTACTGCGATGGTGGGAAACAGTCTGTAATAAATGCAGGGTTACCAATGTTAGAAGAGGCTTTAGTACTGAGTTTTGTGTCTAATCAAACTCGATTCCAGAATAATAGAAGGTCCACAAAATTTGGTTTGAAGCTTATAAGAGAGGTGACCCCTGGCCTAGAAACCTATATACAGGAAAAGCTGGAGGTATCAGATGACCCACACAAACAGGGAAACATAAACGTATCAGATCTCAATCCTGCAAACATGAAGTATGTGGATcctaatctttttatttttaaattaatgGTAACCGAGATTGATTCAAATATCACTGATACTGATGTCAGAAAAGGTTATGTCAGCTTTATAGAGTATGTTTTGCTTGATGGAGGGAATGAAAATGTCAATCCTGTACTTGATGATCTATTTAGAGTTCTCCGGGGACAACCTCAAACTCCCGGGGCTCCTTATGAAGCTTCTGATTGGGAATTAGTATCTAATACACAGCGAGTATTATTTGATAGATTCCCAACATATTTACTAAAGCACCCATACGATTGGATTCCAAATAAAGGTCTCCGGTTTTCCACGATATGA
- the LOC113281028 gene encoding uncharacterized protein LOC113281028 isoform X2 yields MPRPGTTLGGEGQLIGKISGDLVQLIKKKHGYGEVSDGVLIKSEEKVVVIKLGVQDVRKRLQYIFGTNILNYIGRIDPSALNNNQNNRRSTKFGLKLIREVTPGLETYIQEKLEVSDDPHKQGNINVSDLNPANMKYVDPNLFIFKLMVTEIDSNITDTDVRKGYVSFIEYVLLDGGNENVNPVLDDLFRVLRGQPQTPGAPYEASDWELVSNTQRVLFDRFPTYLLKHPYDWIPNKGLRFSTI; encoded by the exons ATGCCAAGGCCTGGAACAACGCTTGGAGGTGAAGGTCAGTTAATTGGCAAAATTAGTGGAGACCTGGTTCAGTTAATCAAGAAGAAGCATGGGTATGGAGAAGTATCTGATGGTGTCTTAATCAAATCTGAAGAAAAAGTGGTAGTTATCAAACTTGGAGTACAGGATGTTCGTAAGCGTCTCCAATATATTTTCGGCACTAATATATTGAACTATATTGGACGCATCGATCCTTCTGCTCTCAATAACAACCAG AATAATAGAAGGTCCACAAAATTTGGTTTGAAGCTTATAAGAGAGGTGACCCCTGGCCTAGAAACCTATATACAGGAAAAGCTGGAGGTATCAGATGACCCACACAAACAGGGAAACATAAACGTATCAGATCTCAATCCTGCAAACATGAAGTATGTGGATcctaatctttttatttttaaattaatgGTAACCGAGATTGATTCAAATATCACTGATACTGATGTCAGAAAAGGTTATGTCAGCTTTATAGAGTATGTTTTGCTTGATGGAGGGAATGAAAATGTCAATCCTGTACTTGATGATCTATTTAGAGTTCTCCGGGGACAACCTCAAACTCCCGGGGCTCCTTATGAAGCTTCTGATTGGGAATTAGTATCTAATACACAGCGAGTATTATTTGATAGATTCCCAACATATTTACTAAAGCACCCATACGATTGGATTCCAAATAAAGGTCTCCGGTTTTCCACGATATGA